A window of Pedobacter lusitanus contains these coding sequences:
- a CDS encoding GMC oxidoreductase has protein sequence MDGNTYDAIVVGSGISGGWAAKELCEKGLKVLLLERGGPYEHIKDYKTARKNPWEFEHRGRTTAEQKKKYPVIHRGWAASEAVMDGWANEEDCPYTEVKPFTWWRSYRMGGRSVLWGRQSYRWSQLDFEANEKDGIATPWPIGYPDLAPWYDHVEKFAGISGSAESLAHLPDGHFLPPMELNCVEKDIAARIKKQYHEKRHLIIGRVANLTAEIPGRTKCQFRNRCWEGCPFGGYFSTQSSTLPAAMKTGNLTVRPYSLVKQVLYDKNTKKAKGVEILDTETNQTHEFKSRIVFLCASTLNTAWILFNSATDIWPGGLGSSSGELGHNVMDHHYNVGASGTVEGFEDQYVFGRRANGFYIPRFVNLGSDKRDYLRGFGYQGGASREGWGREIAELNIGGDFKDALTEPGKWTVGATGFGEILPYHENKVSLDKNKKDKWGLPVLAMDAELKENELKMRKDMQEEMRAMFEIAGVKNINTWDNGHALGHGIHEMGTARMGRDPKTSVLNKWNQVWDCMNVFVTDGACMTSSACQNPSLTYMALTARAADYAVNELKKNNI, from the coding sequence ATGGACGGTAACACATATGATGCAATTGTAGTTGGTTCTGGTATCAGCGGAGGCTGGGCAGCAAAGGAACTTTGTGAAAAAGGGTTAAAGGTTCTGCTATTAGAACGTGGTGGCCCTTATGAGCATATCAAAGATTATAAAACAGCCCGGAAAAACCCCTGGGAATTTGAACATCGCGGACGTACAACAGCAGAGCAGAAGAAAAAATATCCTGTTATTCATCGTGGCTGGGCCGCCTCAGAAGCTGTTATGGATGGCTGGGCAAATGAAGAAGATTGTCCGTATACTGAGGTAAAGCCTTTTACCTGGTGGCGCAGTTATCGTATGGGAGGGCGTTCTGTTTTATGGGGAAGACAATCTTATCGCTGGAGTCAGCTGGATTTTGAAGCAAATGAAAAAGACGGTATAGCTACTCCCTGGCCAATTGGTTACCCTGATCTGGCACCATGGTATGATCACGTAGAAAAGTTTGCCGGAATCAGCGGGTCTGCAGAAAGCCTGGCTCATTTACCTGATGGGCATTTTTTGCCACCCATGGAACTGAATTGTGTAGAAAAGGATATAGCGGCAAGAATAAAAAAGCAATACCATGAAAAAAGACATCTGATTATCGGAAGAGTGGCAAACCTGACTGCTGAGATCCCTGGCAGAACCAAATGCCAGTTCAGAAACAGGTGCTGGGAAGGATGTCCGTTTGGCGGGTATTTTAGTACGCAGTCTTCTACTTTACCGGCAGCAATGAAGACAGGAAATCTTACCGTACGGCCTTATTCTTTAGTAAAACAGGTTTTATATGATAAGAATACCAAAAAGGCAAAAGGTGTTGAAATCCTGGATACAGAGACTAATCAGACTCACGAGTTTAAAAGCAGGATAGTCTTTTTATGTGCGTCTACGTTAAATACTGCATGGATTCTGTTTAATTCTGCTACTGATATCTGGCCGGGTGGTTTGGGAAGCAGTAGTGGTGAATTAGGTCATAATGTAATGGATCATCATTATAATGTAGGTGCTTCGGGAACTGTTGAGGGCTTTGAAGATCAGTATGTTTTTGGCAGAAGAGCTAATGGATTTTATATACCCAGGTTTGTGAATCTGGGTAGTGATAAAAGAGATTATCTGCGTGGTTTTGGTTATCAGGGCGGAGCAAGCAGGGAGGGATGGGGAAGAGAGATCGCTGAATTAAATATCGGTGGTGATTTTAAGGATGCTTTAACGGAACCGGGTAAGTGGACAGTTGGGGCAACAGGATTTGGCGAAATACTTCCTTATCATGAAAATAAAGTATCTCTGGACAAGAATAAGAAAGATAAATGGGGACTGCCGGTTTTGGCTATGGATGCAGAATTGAAAGAGAATGAATTGAAAATGCGTAAAGATATGCAGGAAGAAATGAGAGCAATGTTTGAAATAGCGGGAGTTAAAAATATAAATACCTGGGATAATGGTCATGCATTAGGGCATGGTATCCATGAGATGGGGACGGCCAGAATGGGCCGCGATCCGAAAACTTCGGTTTTGAATAAATGGAACCAGGTATGGGACTGTATGAATGTATTTGTCACAGATGGTGCGTGTATGACTTCATCGGCCTGTCAAAATCCTTCGCTGACTTATATGGCCTTAACTGCCAGAGCAGCAGATTATGCGGTAAATGAATTAAAGAAAAATAATATCTGA
- a CDS encoding gluconate 2-dehydrogenase subunit 3 family protein encodes MERRELLKMIAMLTGGVIIGGNAFLAGCSPEKGKLTNPVTFSQQDLDFLDEVADTILPATKSPGAKAAKVGSFMAVMVNDCYEATDQKIFMEGIEKLNTACKKMYDTEFMKADQQQKLALLTALDQQAKAHQAQKENQPAHYFTMMKQLTLLGYFSSEAGCTKAMRYIAVPGRYEGSVAYKKGDKAWA; translated from the coding sequence ATGGAAAGAAGAGAACTTTTAAAAATGATTGCTATGCTTACCGGGGGGGTAATAATCGGAGGGAACGCTTTCCTGGCAGGCTGCAGTCCTGAAAAGGGTAAACTGACTAATCCGGTTACTTTTAGCCAGCAGGATCTGGATTTTCTGGATGAAGTTGCGGATACCATTTTGCCCGCTACGAAAAGTCCGGGCGCCAAAGCTGCTAAAGTTGGTTCCTTTATGGCAGTTATGGTTAATGATTGTTATGAAGCAACTGATCAGAAAATTTTCATGGAAGGAATTGAAAAATTGAATACAGCCTGTAAAAAGATGTACGATACTGAGTTTATGAAAGCTGACCAGCAGCAAAAACTGGCCTTACTGACAGCCCTTGATCAGCAGGCTAAAGCGCATCAGGCGCAGAAAGAGAACCAGCCGGCACATTATTTTACGATGATGAAGCAACTGACGCTGCTGGGTTATTTCAGCTCAGAAGCGGGTTGTACAAAAGCTATGCGTTATATCGCTGTGCCAGGCCGTTATGAAGGATCAGTTGCTTACAAAAAAGGCGATAAAGCCTGGGCTTAG
- a CDS encoding xylulokinase, giving the protein MYLLGIDIGTSSVKVSVIDAETRKRVAAAQYPDQEMEIKSVKPGWAEQSPEEWWQNAVHAIFKVNATGIFNPKAIGAIGIAYQMHGLVITDKNQKVLRDSIIWCDSRAVELGNDAFAAIGQEKCLHNLLNSPGNFTASKLAWIKQNEPELYKKIAQVMLPGDFMAMKLTGTVTTSIAALSEGVFWDFRKDELSKEVMEYYGFDQNLIPEIRPLFSVHGLLKADIALQLGLQEGIPVAYKSGDQPNNALSLNVIRPGEVAATAGTSGVIYGVSDQLTYDPQSRVNTFAHVTYSKTKKHTGVLLCVNGTGSMLRWAKHNFAPHLTYEAVNELAATAPIGSRGLTVLPFGNGAERMLNNKYTGAQLLGIDLNLHGLPEIFRAVQEAIAFAFRYGLDIMRENGMQPQVIRAGMANLFLSEVFAQTFVDVTGIPVELYESDGSTGAAFGAGIGAGIFANAEEAFIRHEPVRQLKPKNTTAYNSLYAEWKDQLNKALNKKN; this is encoded by the coding sequence ATGTATTTATTAGGTATTGATATAGGTACATCCTCTGTAAAAGTTTCGGTTATTGATGCAGAAACCAGAAAACGGGTTGCTGCGGCACAATATCCTGACCAGGAGATGGAAATAAAATCTGTTAAACCAGGCTGGGCAGAGCAGTCACCGGAAGAATGGTGGCAAAATGCCGTCCATGCGATCTTTAAGGTAAATGCTACAGGGATTTTTAATCCAAAGGCTATCGGGGCTATCGGCATTGCTTACCAGATGCATGGACTGGTTATTACAGATAAAAATCAGAAGGTATTACGCGATAGTATCATCTGGTGTGACAGCAGGGCTGTTGAATTAGGTAATGATGCTTTTGCAGCTATAGGCCAGGAGAAATGTTTGCATAACCTGTTAAATTCTCCTGGAAATTTTACCGCTTCGAAACTGGCCTGGATAAAGCAAAATGAGCCTGAATTGTATAAAAAGATAGCTCAGGTCATGCTTCCCGGAGATTTCATGGCCATGAAACTTACCGGAACGGTCACTACTAGTATTGCTGCATTGTCTGAAGGCGTGTTCTGGGATTTTCGCAAGGATGAATTATCAAAAGAGGTCATGGAATATTATGGCTTTGATCAAAATTTAATTCCTGAAATCAGACCGCTTTTCTCTGTACATGGGCTGCTCAAAGCTGATATTGCGCTGCAACTGGGATTACAGGAAGGAATTCCTGTTGCGTATAAATCGGGTGATCAGCCTAATAATGCGTTGTCTTTAAACGTCATCAGACCTGGTGAGGTAGCTGCAACTGCAGGAACATCGGGGGTGATTTATGGAGTTAGCGATCAGCTGACTTATGACCCGCAATCAAGGGTGAATACTTTTGCTCATGTTACTTATTCCAAAACGAAAAAACATACTGGTGTATTGTTATGCGTTAACGGAACGGGAAGTATGCTCAGATGGGCAAAACATAATTTTGCACCTCATCTTACTTATGAAGCAGTGAATGAGCTGGCGGCAACTGCACCTATTGGCAGCAGAGGTTTAACTGTACTGCCTTTTGGTAATGGTGCAGAAAGGATGCTGAACAATAAATATACAGGAGCACAATTACTGGGGATTGATCTTAATCTGCATGGGCTGCCGGAAATTTTCAGAGCTGTACAGGAAGCTATAGCTTTCGCATTTCGTTATGGCCTGGATATTATGAGGGAAAATGGAATGCAGCCTCAGGTAATCCGGGCAGGAATGGCTAATCTGTTTCTCAGTGAGGTATTCGCGCAGACATTTGTAGATGTGACCGGAATTCCTGTCGAATTGTATGAGAGTGATGGCAGTACCGGAGCTGCATTTGGTGCGGGAATTGGAGCCGGTATTTTTGCAAATGCAGAAGAAGCATTCATCCGGCATGAGCCGGTCAGACAACTGAAACCCAAAAATACAACAGCATATAATTCTCTGTATGCTGAATGGAAAGATCAATTAAATAAAGCACTAAACAAAAAAAATTGA
- the xylA gene encoding xylose isomerase yields the protein MTKVIIGAREFFKGIEAIQFEGLQSDNPLAFRWYDANRIVAGKSMNAHFKFACAYWHSFNGNGSDPFGGATHVFPWDEKKDVIARAKDKMDAAFEFITKMQLPYYCFHDVDIVDYGNDIAENERRLQAMVDYAKEKQADSGVKLLWGTANLFSHQRYMNGASTNPDFHVLTHGAAQVKAALDATIALGGENYVFWGGREGYMSLLNTNMKREQEHLARFLHLAKDYARKQGFKGTFFIEPKPCEPSKHQYDYDAATVKSFLQEYDLLADFKLNIEVNHATLAGHTFQHELQVAADSGLLGSIDANRGDEQNGWDTDQFPNDINELTEAMLIILESGGLQGGGVNFDAKIRRNSTDPADLFYAHVGGMDLFARALITADAILQQSDYKKIRADRYASFDSGKGAEFEQGKLSLEDLRNYAVQNGEPEVRSGKQEYLENLINRYI from the coding sequence ATGACCAAAGTAATTATAGGAGCAAGAGAATTTTTTAAAGGAATTGAAGCCATACAGTTTGAAGGTTTGCAGAGTGACAATCCTCTGGCTTTCAGATGGTATGATGCAAACAGGATAGTTGCAGGCAAAAGCATGAACGCGCATTTTAAGTTTGCCTGCGCCTACTGGCATTCCTTTAATGGTAATGGCAGCGATCCCTTTGGGGGAGCTACCCACGTTTTTCCATGGGATGAAAAGAAAGATGTGATAGCAAGAGCTAAGGATAAAATGGATGCTGCTTTTGAATTTATCACCAAAATGCAATTGCCATATTATTGTTTTCATGATGTAGATATAGTTGATTATGGTAATGATATTGCCGAGAATGAACGCAGACTGCAGGCAATGGTTGACTATGCAAAGGAAAAACAGGCCGATAGCGGAGTAAAATTACTTTGGGGAACGGCCAATTTGTTTAGTCATCAACGCTATATGAACGGGGCATCAACCAATCCTGATTTTCATGTGCTGACTCATGGTGCTGCCCAGGTAAAGGCTGCTTTAGATGCAACTATTGCTCTTGGTGGAGAGAATTATGTTTTCTGGGGAGGCAGAGAGGGCTATATGAGTTTGCTGAATACAAATATGAAACGTGAGCAGGAACATTTAGCCCGGTTTCTTCATCTGGCTAAGGATTATGCAAGAAAACAAGGTTTTAAAGGAACATTTTTTATTGAGCCGAAACCATGTGAACCTTCTAAGCATCAGTATGATTATGATGCGGCGACAGTAAAAAGCTTTTTACAGGAGTATGATCTGCTGGCTGATTTTAAACTCAATATAGAGGTGAATCACGCCACTTTAGCCGGACATACTTTTCAGCATGAATTACAGGTAGCAGCTGACAGCGGACTGCTGGGCTCTATTGATGCCAACCGGGGTGATGAGCAGAATGGATGGGATACTGATCAGTTTCCTAATGATATCAATGAACTGACTGAAGCTATGCTGATTATTTTAGAAAGTGGAGGACTGCAAGGGGGAGGTGTAAATTTTGATGCCAAGATCCGCCGGAATTCAACTGATCCTGCTGATTTGTTTTATGCTCATGTGGGGGGAATGGATCTCTTTGCAAGGGCCTTAATCACAGCTGATGCTATTCTTCAGCAATCGGACTATAAAAAGATAAGAGCGGACAGATATGCTTCATTTGATAGTGGAAAAGGCGCTGAGTTTGAACAGGGTAAATTAAGTTTAGAGGATCTGAGGAATTATGCAGTTCAAAATGGTGAACCTGAAGTGCGGAGCGGGAAACAGGAATACCTGGAAAATCTGATCAACAGGTATATTTAA
- a CDS encoding SusC/RagA family TonB-linked outer membrane protein encodes MTRFFILKPIGPALRQKIICLCAILCLTAATQLSAKNLREIHNYTLLSSIDVRGKVLDEKGIGIPGASIKIKNTGKTATTDNDGNFSIKGLDDEAILIVSYVGYITQEVKVNSGNMLIKLSPQLQNLDEVVVVGYGTAKKSDLTGAVGTVKADVLQERPASSLNQSLSGRVSGVNVSSNSGRPGGRANIRIRGVSSLSVSNNPLYVIDGVILNPVDLRNGSTPIDYLNPNDIASIEVLKDASSTAIYGARGANGVIMVTTKRGTASGGSVTYDADFSIGVLPRKLEVLNSKEFLAVEDLAYANAQKYDPIGWATGTKYTDPKTKRKNPKLFDAQGNPLYDTDWQKESFQKAITQNHQLGFTDGNERGSYGAFLNYRNQEGLARGSWQKRFSGRFVFDSQIKSWLKVGGTMGYTDQNEKQVDQLDGGGITMMRQVLEALPIIPVKYADGSWASNRDYPGMEGGDSPLRVAADRLSYLRTQTLLGNMYANIHLAPGLEFKSTIGTNIINQREDYFAAKGMQYISDNGNASVNNNRYNSWQFENYLTYNKQFSKIHSINAMGGVSWQHMDRFENQASTQGFDDPYFKFNNLGAGSSPQAPSSIGQAYGLNSYFARINYGLMNKYLITFTGRADGSSKFGSANQYAFFPSAALAWKVMEEDFMKSVPAISNLKIRASYGATGNSEIPAYRALAGMGNYNVIFDGVRNIGIGTNRMANSTLQWEKTKQIDLGLEVGLFSNRLNFELDLYRRRVNGMLLDAPLPYSSGYSSIFSNVGSMENKGVEFSINSTNIKTDNFTWSTTFNISVNKNKVLALASGDIFSGNGIIRVGEPVGSFFGRVQLGTWGSNEAAEAKRYNMLPGDIKYQDLNNDGKINDLDRTIIGKGIPDGYGTLLNTFQYKSWSLTVDLQYMYGNDVLDRSIHSAEDRQGIANSYKTVLNAWTETNQNTPIAQIRPINAYYTTNNDSHKVTDGSFIRGRNLLLAYTFPSKTVSALKLNRLRVYGSVQNFFLATKYKGYDPEVSNSGAPFDQGLALYDYPKPRVFMIGINVGL; translated from the coding sequence ATGACCAGGTTTTTCATCTTGAAGCCTATTGGCCCGGCTTTGCGCCAAAAAATCATCTGCCTTTGTGCAATTCTATGTCTGACTGCAGCAACGCAGCTAAGTGCAAAAAACCTCAGAGAAATCCATAATTATACACTGCTTTCATCTATCGATGTAAGGGGGAAAGTTTTGGATGAAAAGGGGATTGGCATACCTGGAGCGAGTATTAAGATAAAAAACACGGGAAAAACTGCTACTACGGACAATGATGGGAATTTTAGTATTAAGGGTCTGGATGATGAGGCAATTTTGATTGTTTCTTATGTAGGTTACATCACTCAGGAGGTAAAAGTTAATTCCGGAAATATGCTGATTAAACTCAGCCCGCAACTTCAGAATCTGGATGAAGTAGTTGTAGTGGGGTATGGAACAGCGAAGAAATCAGATTTAACCGGGGCTGTGGGTACAGTTAAAGCTGATGTGTTGCAGGAGCGTCCTGCATCTTCCCTGAACCAGAGTTTATCCGGCCGGGTTTCCGGGGTGAATGTCTCTTCAAATTCGGGCAGACCAGGTGGCAGGGCTAATATCCGTATTCGTGGGGTAAGTTCACTGAGTGTTTCCAATAATCCCCTGTATGTAATTGATGGTGTCATATTGAACCCGGTTGATCTGCGTAATGGCAGTACCCCGATTGACTATCTCAATCCTAATGATATTGCTTCAATAGAAGTCTTGAAGGATGCTTCTTCTACGGCTATTTATGGTGCGCGTGGTGCCAACGGTGTAATTATGGTTACAACCAAGCGCGGAACTGCCAGCGGTGGTTCAGTAACCTATGATGCGGATTTCAGTATAGGTGTACTACCCAGAAAACTTGAAGTACTGAATTCAAAAGAGTTTTTAGCTGTCGAAGATCTGGCTTATGCCAATGCACAGAAATATGATCCTATAGGATGGGCAACAGGAACAAAATATACAGACCCTAAAACTAAACGGAAGAACCCTAAATTATTTGATGCACAGGGAAATCCGCTATATGATACAGACTGGCAGAAAGAGTCCTTTCAAAAAGCTATAACCCAAAATCATCAGCTTGGATTTACCGATGGGAATGAAAGAGGCAGTTATGGCGCGTTTTTAAATTATCGTAATCAGGAAGGTCTGGCAAGAGGTTCATGGCAGAAAAGATTCTCGGGTCGCTTTGTTTTTGACAGCCAGATCAAAAGCTGGTTAAAAGTGGGTGGTACAATGGGTTATACAGATCAGAACGAAAAACAGGTTGATCAGCTTGACGGCGGTGGGATCACCATGATGCGTCAGGTATTGGAAGCCCTGCCTATTATCCCGGTAAAATATGCTGATGGATCATGGGCCAGTAACAGAGATTACCCTGGAATGGAAGGGGGAGACAGTCCTTTAAGAGTGGCTGCAGACAGATTATCCTATCTGCGTACCCAGACATTACTGGGAAATATGTATGCCAATATTCACCTGGCTCCGGGACTGGAGTTCAAATCGACTATCGGAACTAATATCATTAATCAGAGAGAGGATTATTTTGCAGCCAAAGGCATGCAGTACATTTCTGACAACGGAAATGCCAGTGTAAATAATAACAGATATAATTCATGGCAATTTGAAAACTATCTTACCTATAACAAGCAATTTTCAAAAATACACAGCATAAATGCTATGGGTGGGGTGTCCTGGCAGCATATGGATCGATTCGAGAACCAGGCCAGTACACAAGGTTTTGATGATCCCTATTTCAAGTTTAATAACCTTGGTGCAGGATCGAGTCCTCAGGCTCCTTCGTCAATTGGACAAGCATATGGGCTGAACTCTTATTTCGCCCGTATCAACTATGGTTTAATGAATAAGTATTTAATCACTTTTACAGGCCGTGCGGATGGTTCTTCGAAATTTGGAAGTGCAAATCAATACGCCTTTTTCCCCTCTGCCGCACTGGCCTGGAAGGTTATGGAAGAGGATTTTATGAAGAGTGTACCTGCAATTTCAAATCTGAAAATCCGGGCTAGTTATGGGGCTACCGGTAACTCTGAAATCCCGGCATATAGAGCGCTTGCTGGTATGGGTAATTACAACGTGATTTTTGATGGAGTACGAAATATCGGTATCGGTACCAACCGTATGGCCAATTCTACTTTACAGTGGGAAAAAACAAAACAGATTGATTTAGGGCTGGAAGTGGGACTGTTCTCCAACAGGTTAAATTTCGAACTGGATCTGTATCGCAGAAGGGTTAACGGAATGTTGCTGGATGCACCACTACCTTATAGCAGTGGATATAGCAGTATCTTCTCAAATGTAGGCAGTATGGAAAATAAAGGTGTTGAGTTTAGTATCAATTCTACGAATATCAAAACTGATAATTTTACCTGGAGCACTACTTTTAATATTTCTGTAAATAAAAATAAGGTGCTGGCTCTGGCCAGTGGTGACATCTTTTCTGGTAACGGCATAATCAGAGTAGGTGAGCCCGTTGGATCTTTTTTTGGAAGAGTACAGCTTGGAACCTGGGGGAGCAATGAAGCTGCAGAAGCCAAGAGATATAATATGTTACCCGGTGATATCAAATATCAGGACTTAAACAATGATGGTAAAATCAATGATCTGGACAGAACAATTATTGGAAAAGGTATCCCTGATGGTTATGGTACCCTGCTGAATACTTTTCAGTATAAATCGTGGTCTCTGACAGTTGATTTGCAATATATGTATGGTAATGATGTACTGGACAGGAGTATCCATTCTGCTGAAGACAGACAAGGGATTGCCAATAGTTACAAAACGGTATTAAATGCCTGGACAGAGACCAATCAGAATACGCCTATTGCGCAGATTCGTCCAATCAATGCCTATTACACAACCAATAACGACAGTCACAAGGTGACAGATGGCTCGTTTATCCGCGGACGTAATTTATTACTGGCTTATACATTTCCATCAAAAACTGTTTCGGCCTTAAAACTAAATCGTTTAAGAGTTTACGGATCTGTTCAGAACTTTTTCCTTGCTACCAAATATAAAGGCTATGATCCTGAGGTTTCCAATTCTGGTGCACCCTTCGATCAGGGACTGGCCTTATATGATTATCCGAAGCCAAGGGTGTTCATGATTGGCATTAATGTCGGATTGTAA
- a CDS encoding RagB/SusD family nutrient uptake outer membrane protein, giving the protein MKTLIKRYGFLALTASTLCFTGCKKFLDESDPSNFTVENYFTKPEHARSSVNAIYASLRDPMESGFGGGAWTMTEFATGQAATDLGQAVNSYFIKDLQNTADNGYGLTYWQSYYKGIGNANLSIAKIPTIAMDAVEAKRLLGEARFLRAWYYFNLVQLFGNIPLITEPIDLKSDQLRPKQATPEEVYKLIVDDLKTAEAAGLPWVDISGKVSLGAVKSLLAKVYLTMAGYPLQKGAEYFDLAAKKSEEVIDSRQFKLFESYNDLHNPAKRNVDENIFMIQYKAQIIPGSWQELIIPYNKNISAYSSETGGIYATADFVNSYDPADLRAKEGQFFFTKFTNQDNRNQQVDLGGYFLYKLFDVVAQTSTANSDLNWSLIRYADVLLIYAEASNQVSGPGAKAYDAINLIRKRAKLPELSGLSGDQFKEAVWRERWYELCFENVTWFDMVRLRKAFNVSTKGFDNYVGHRFSYGPVLGERELLFPIPSRELRNNTNLIPTPGY; this is encoded by the coding sequence ATGAAAACACTAATAAAAAGATATGGGTTCCTGGCTTTAACAGCCAGTACATTATGTTTTACAGGTTGCAAAAAGTTTCTGGACGAATCTGATCCAAGTAATTTTACAGTGGAGAACTATTTTACCAAGCCTGAGCATGCGAGAAGCTCGGTAAATGCTATTTATGCCAGTCTGCGTGATCCTATGGAGAGTGGTTTTGGCGGTGGTGCCTGGACAATGACAGAATTTGCTACGGGTCAGGCTGCGACCGACCTGGGTCAGGCAGTTAACAGCTATTTCATCAAAGACCTGCAAAATACTGCGGATAATGGTTATGGTCTGACTTACTGGCAAAGTTATTATAAAGGTATAGGTAATGCTAATCTTTCTATAGCGAAAATACCAACGATTGCGATGGATGCAGTGGAAGCTAAAAGGTTATTGGGAGAAGCCCGGTTTCTGCGGGCCTGGTATTATTTCAATCTGGTTCAGTTGTTTGGCAATATTCCTTTGATTACCGAACCTATTGATCTGAAATCTGATCAGTTAAGACCAAAACAGGCAACTCCGGAAGAGGTCTATAAATTAATAGTCGATGATTTGAAAACGGCAGAAGCTGCTGGTTTACCCTGGGTTGATATCTCTGGAAAGGTAAGTCTGGGAGCTGTAAAATCCCTGCTGGCCAAAGTATATCTTACTATGGCAGGTTATCCATTGCAAAAAGGGGCTGAATATTTTGATCTTGCAGCAAAAAAATCTGAAGAAGTTATTGATTCCAGACAATTTAAACTGTTTGAATCGTATAATGATCTGCATAACCCGGCAAAGAGAAATGTAGATGAGAATATATTTATGATCCAGTATAAGGCACAGATTATTCCCGGAAGCTGGCAGGAGCTGATTATTCCCTATAACAAAAATATTTCTGCCTACTCTTCAGAAACAGGTGGTATTTATGCGACGGCAGATTTTGTGAACTCCTATGATCCGGCAGATCTGCGGGCTAAAGAAGGGCAGTTCTTTTTTACCAAATTTACAAATCAGGATAATAGAAATCAGCAGGTTGATCTGGGAGGATATTTTTTGTATAAGCTTTTTGATGTTGTAGCACAGACCAGCACAGCTAATAGTGATCTGAACTGGTCACTTATCCGCTATGCTGACGTATTGCTGATCTATGCTGAGGCTTCCAACCAGGTTAGCGGACCTGGGGCAAAAGCATATGACGCTATTAATCTGATCAGAAAAAGAGCAAAATTACCTGAACTGAGTGGTCTGTCTGGTGATCAGTTCAAAGAAGCTGTGTGGCGCGAGCGCTGGTATGAGCTCTGTTTTGAAAATGTAACCTGGTTTGATATGGTGCGTTTACGTAAAGCATTTAATGTGAGCACCAAAGGATTTGATAATTATGTCGGTCACAGATTTTCTTATGGGCCGGTTTTGGGAGAAAGAGAACTTTTATTCCCGATTCCAAGCAGGGAACTGAGAAATAATACAAATCTGATACCAACTCCGGGATATTAG
- a CDS encoding sigma factor: protein MDETQFLVLIKTHQGIIHKICRLYRDTPEDREDIFQEITFQLWKAQ from the coding sequence ATGGATGAAACACAGTTTTTAGTACTTATTAAAACGCATCAGGGGATTATTCATAAAATATGCCGCCTGTACCGGGATACGCCCGAAGATCGCGAAGACATTTTTCAGGAAATCACTTTCCAGCTTTGGAAAGCTCAGTAG
- a CDS encoding carboxymuconolactone decarboxylase family protein produces MTTRIKIDKVEPEGYKAILGLEKFIESTPLTRIHKDLIKIRASQINRCAFCIDMHTKDARKAGETEQRIYALNAWRDTPFFSEQERAILALTEEVTLINNHVSDETYKKAAEVLDETYLAQVILAIITINAWNRIGITTNLIPA; encoded by the coding sequence ATGACAACACGAATTAAAATTGACAAGGTAGAACCAGAAGGATACAAAGCAATTCTCGGACTGGAAAAGTTTATTGAAAGTACTCCACTGACAAGAATACATAAAGACCTGATAAAAATCAGAGCTTCACAAATAAACAGATGTGCTTTCTGTATTGATATGCACACTAAAGATGCCCGCAAAGCAGGCGAAACAGAACAACGTATTTACGCGCTTAATGCCTGGAGAGATACGCCTTTCTTTTCTGAACAGGAACGTGCAATATTGGCTCTGACAGAGGAAGTTACTCTGATTAATAACCATGTATCAGATGAAACCTATAAAAAGGCGGCTGAAGTGCTCGATGAAACTTATCTGGCACAGGTTATTCTGGCAATTATTACAATTAATGCCTGGAACAGAATTGGTATTACAACCAATCTGATTCCAGCATAA
- a CDS encoding DoxX family protein — MKNSFKIPQLLLRIALGIGFLVTVSDRMGLLGPMGTENKNIEWGNWTNFITYTGTLMPYLDRPAVNVIGGIATLAETIIGIMLITGFKTRLAAIGSCMLTLVFALMMTIFLGIKAPINFAVFPVCTASLLLATIPVYNWSIDSLIMGKAE; from the coding sequence ATGAAAAACTCTTTTAAAATACCTCAGCTTCTTTTACGGATAGCATTAGGTATAGGTTTCCTGGTAACCGTATCAGACAGAATGGGTCTTCTGGGCCCGATGGGCACTGAGAACAAAAACATTGAATGGGGTAACTGGACTAATTTTATAACCTATACCGGCACATTAATGCCTTATTTGGATAGACCGGCAGTCAATGTAATAGGTGGCATTGCTACTTTAGCCGAAACTATCATTGGAATTATGCTCATTACCGGATTCAAAACAAGACTGGCCGCCATAGGCAGCTGTATGCTGACACTGGTTTTTGCATTGATGATGACTATATTTTTAGGAATAAAAGCACCAATCAATTTTGCTGTATTTCCAGTTTGTACAGCTAGTCTGTTACTGGCAACAATTCCGGTTTACAACTGGAGCATAGACAGCCTGATCATGGGCAAAGCCGAATAA